One window from the genome of Deltaproteobacteria bacterium encodes:
- a CDS encoding (2Fe-2S) ferredoxin domain-containing protein, with the protein MKPYKLHIFVCHGKNCSAAGSERLLEVLRDRLDSEGLAAEIKTSKSGCLSVCKETNPKGGLCPAVVIYPEGIWYHNVAEADIAEIVEKHIRGGKLVERVFGLPPNLRTLS; encoded by the coding sequence ATGAAACCGTATAAACTTCACATTTTTGTATGCCACGGTAAAAACTGTTCTGCTGCCGGTTCTGAAAGACTGCTTGAGGTTTTAAGAGACAGATTAGATTCGGAAGGTTTGGCCGCAGAGATTAAAACCTCCAAGAGCGGATGTCTTAGTGTATGCAAGGAAACCAATCCAAAAGGCGGGCTGTGTCCTGCTGTTGTTATATATCCGGAAGGGATCTGGTATCATAATGTGGCCGAAGCTGATATAGCAGAGATCGTGGAAAAACATATCAGGGGCGGCAAATTAGTAGAAAGGGTTTTTGGACTTCCCCCGAATTTAAGGACACTAAGTTAG
- a CDS encoding IS3 family transposase, giving the protein IFNYIEIFYNRKRRHSTLGYLSPVSYELESMVA; this is encoded by the coding sequence TATTTTTAATTATATTGAAATATTCTATAATCGAAAGAGACGTCACTCAACACTGGGGTATCTTTCTCCAGTATCTTATGAGCTCGAATCTATGGTAGCCTAA